From the Porites lutea chromosome 5, jaPorLute2.1, whole genome shotgun sequence genome, the window aaaagcaataggtttaattagcaaaacaagaattttgcacgtgcatcacgcttttttgtacatttttttgccgtcactgcacgattacgacgtggaaatgcctaatttcacgatttacagaggaagtacacaagcgacggcgaaatttcctctctctttctaaacctggatatggttcttaggaattcaactttgggagggttcgcctacatttgacaaagttagtgacttagagtaatcgcgatgaagattaaaagaacgcgaattaactttttcagcgacgttttctccGCCGTCGCCGTCCTTGGATCTTAAGGTCCACGGAGGTAAATATTaaggagtgaggactggaatGTAGTGTACCAAACCCTCTCAGATAACCGCACCGGCGGTGTTGGATGTGAGTGAAACACTTGTGCCACCCCGGCTGAtgctgttcatactatacccGGATAGCTTTCCGTGCAGGCGGTACTGTGTGAGCATAGCCTTGCAGGACACTATGTCATGTTGTTGGAAAATATTAAGCTTTTACACGCAACTGTACATGTGTGTTTGTCACTGCTCAGACAAATCACTAGATGTCACGTAGTGAAAAACTTTCCCTAAGCAAGGTGTCCCAAATGTCTGCAAAAGAAGCTCTACCTCCTCCGCGGTTGTGGCTACTAGGAAGTGATTTTCTGTCCTTTTGTTAGCCTACTTGTTTGCTTAAGCTTATAAAATTGAATTCTTTTACATGTATCCTCACTAAGTACCTCAAACTACATAGTCAAGATTAGTGACTTTATTTCGAAGAGAATTTAGTGTAGACTGGAGTCGGTCTCCTGATGGAGCTATAGGAGGTGAGTGCCTCTAGCACTTACTATTTAGCACTGACAATTTCAGTTCTTCCCccatgaaaaaagaaaggagcaaTGTTAAGGGTATTTTACTCACGCCAAATCTAAACTGTTTGCAGCTTGAAGTCTGACTCGCGAAACATGACAGAGAGTGCCTCGCAAGCTCTTCAATTTTCTGGAAATGCAGATGGTCCCGGCCCTGAGCCACCTGAGAATAATAAGTAAGTAGCCTTGGCTGACATGACGCTGAAATTTTCGTATATTCCCGAGCCATCTGATGGATAAACATCACGGCAGGAGTAGAAGGAGTAGTAGGAGAAGTATACTTCATTCAAATGTCTGggtttttagcttttaaaatctatgaaaatcCAAAAAACCCTCCCTGAAACTGTCTCATCTACAGGCAAGGCTCCCGAGGCATTGTGGAGAGCACGGAACAAGCGAGAGGGGGGTTATAGGAACGAGCGCAGAGCGCGAGCGGGGAGTGACGGAAAGgaaatcattttgtttggaaaGCGAAGTGGGCCTTGAGAGAACGCGCTAGTGGTGAGCAAAACCACGAGGGACTTTCTTCACACTTAAGGACCCCCATACGAATGAAATATCAATCCGAGTTGGAGCAAGAACTGTCCAAAACAAAGCGCTCTTCACTtaagttaatttcttttccagATGTGCGGACTTATCCGTCGAGAATTCCAGGTCGACAAACGCATTGTGATATCTACTATGTGGACATCTACGTTTGCTATTAGaacattgattttctttttcttgatgtAGGAGCAGGGATACTGTCCCTTCCCCCCTTAGTATATGCCACCTGGCAGAGCTTGATAATGACACACTTTACCTGTATGGCCCAGGCTCCTTGGATGCACTGGATCGTAACTGGGGTAACCAAGCTGTGCAGGCTGTGAGCGCCATCTCCTTCAAATTCATCGACTTTGACAACATCGTTCCTCAGTTGTACAAGATAAGAGCTCGATTCCCTTCTCTGTTGGTGAGTACACCACGCAAGAAACATGACTAACATGCgaagttgtaatttttattgtaagtTGTAATTAGTTCCGAAGCTTAGGAGCTCTTTAAGAGAACTCGTTAAAATGTGTTCCTGCAtatccagatcgaattggaatttggaagtgttggtttttaaggagagggggaaaccagagtacccggagaaaaacctcttggagcaagggagagaaccaacaacaaactcaacgcaaaaatggcgtcgacgccgggagtTGAACCCGGACcactggtgggaggcgagtgctttCACCATTGCGACACCCTTCCTCCCCTAGGTTGCCTTTTAGCATCGGTGCATTGTTAAAAGTGTTACCCGTAAACACGTCTTTCGTTTTTAGtcaaaaaggtttgtttcattTGAACATGCTTTCACATGGAAAGTCGCTTGAAAGTTTCCGATTCCACCTGGTCCTTCATAGTCGGCTGAAATCTCAAAGAAATTTCCTGAAATAGTAAACGTAAAACCTCACAGCGTTGAAACAAACGAACCCTTTGTCTTAATCTGGCTCCAGTCAGGAAATGCGAAAGAGCTCTATAGTGTGGCTAAGCAAACAGTCAGTAACTCATACTTATTTTTGCATTGTAGGGCCTTACATTTACAGAAACAAACATCAAAAGTTTGCAgcaaataaattctttatcCCTACTAAGAAGACTTGATCATCTCAGTATCAGCAGCGAAGGAAACCCCGTCACAACCTTTACTCTTTGGAGACCATATGTGCTTTTTCGTCTGGCACACTTTTCTCTTAGAAAAATCAACGATATCGAGGTTAGTTAAGTAACccatattttctttcatttgagGGATAACGCTTTATTTTAATGTTCATCAttgaaaacagccgacatttggcgacgctaccacttgtttccccgccaaatgacgtctgagaaacgagcgcagaaattccatactgatgatgcgtcactacctagaactgggtagtgcttctgactgaCCGTGCCGAGTGGGAAacttgattcaaccaatcagaagcactacccagacctgggtAGTGGCGCGTCATCAGTaccgtttctcagacgtcatttggcggggaaaccagtggtagcgtcgccaaatgtcggctgttttctcaggcaacATTTCGTTTTTCTTCCATTTATGGTGGTCTAGGTGACGGCTGAAGATAATGTTGCCGCTGAAAAGTTGTTTGGAACGTTGGCTCACATTACTACATCTCAGCTTCCTCAATCCAGACTCCTCACCATGTTGGGAGATTCAAGGTAACatgcaacctcgtttccagaTTTCTCTCCTACTCgtaccctgggaacgaggtttggTAAAATGTAACCTATAACTGATTCAGTCCAGCTTTACTTAAAAACGAGATTTCAATTTATTTGGTCGCTCACTAATAAGACTTTAATTCGCCTGTTATGTTGACCATAAGAAGTTTTAGTATTAGTataacctgcgagcaagctctcctatttgggcgagcaaAGCGAGCCGCGCAaggaacgcgcgagcgagcagcgaagccgcgagggACCGCCCCCGCTttcgcgtctcctctcgcgtgtCTGTCACGCGTCTACTTTTCGcaatatcccccaaatggagagcctACTCGCGGGCTAGTATCTGTAAGGCTCTATTTATGGAGGGTGACACTTGACAGTGGTAAAAACACTGATAAATTAGTGGCACTCATTACACTATAAAAAGTACCTTAAAAGTGAAATAAGTATCATAAAAATTCTAACACTATACATTAAACAGTAAAAATAGCGACAGTTAAAGATACAGAAAGCTTGACATAACATTCAAAGTGGCAAAATCAGCTGAAATAaattcttaatttaaaaaagccTCATATTTGGAAGTTCTCAGTTCTTCACGGGACTTGAAAGAACTTACGATTTTAGCCAGCCCGGCTGTAAATTAGGTCTTACCATAACTGTAGCTAAATTATGTCTCTTGCTGGAAATAATCTATACGATGGTTATTAAATCGTAAGGTAATCCGATGGTTATGTTTTTCGCTTTGTGTTGATGTTGTATTGCCAGTGGTAGATTAACTGTTAGCATCTTTGCGTTTCAGGCGAAAACAAGTTCTGGATGCGGATAAGAGTAAAAGAAACGAGCCTGGAAAACACGAAAGGTAATCATTTATCAATAGGTAATAttactactattttttttattccaaattCTAATCTGTTGAAGTACACATTACCCTTCTGATATCATTCCTTAGCGGCAAGAATATCCGAAGATACTCCGGAGACTTACGAAAATTTATCGAGCTTGACGCAAAGTTTTCCGAATCCATCCAAAACTTGtcggaatttaaaaaaaatgcactttatttgagtgtatttagcacgaaagtactaattggggacactatttttacgtttcgtcctggagacgggaccgccattagGTGCTCATCCAAGCCAGGGGAAGGTCtggccatttgcagggcaaaggaagtagcttcatttctcagtcattttaagaccctgagtgttggtcagatcccgggaatcgaacccgctacctcccgctctgcagtcaagcgctctacctaCCGAGCTAATCCTGTTGCGGTAACCCGAACGTTTCGTGGGATTTCCGACAAAGAGCCGAACGTTAGCGAAAATCTCCGTGAAAATGATACGAAGACCTATCTTGCGCGGTACAACAGTGTCCATTGGGATTTTTCGAGGCCTCTTTCTGGGGGACTTCCCTTTATCAGTTCACATCCTGATTATGTAATCTCGCGTATCTACTTCCCAGGACTCCCTCTACGGAATCTGTCAGCCGAGCCGGACTACAGTACTGGCCAGCGGAATCACAACGGACTCATAACCAGGTATGTGTTTCTTAtgtttcaattttattcttggtttcaatcttattttccctttttgtttcaaacttacTTACTTTTACAGATGCTtttacattaccatacccaaaaacaaaggaaaatagaatttaaaccaaGTTTAAGATTGAACGACGATCATGTTTTTGTGGCCACTGTTCTAGTCTACCACGCAACCGTTTTTTGTGTCGCCGCGCCATGCTCCTCCCACAAGCATCGCGTGACcacaaaaaacggctgcgttgGAGAGTACCAGCGTACCGGCACTTAGAGCAAGCAGAGCACAGACTTGTCTTCTATTTGTTTTCGTCAAGGAAGCAGAAGAGAGAGGAACATTTGCTGTAAACTACATGAAGGAGATCGCTCATACCGCCATCCTCACagaacgaaagaaaaagaaattagatGAGATCCTACCGGAACTTTTTTGTCAAATGGTCCAAACGGCTGTAGTGGACCTTGCAGATTTGGATAAGTTTATGAGGAACagctttgaaaaattaaaacagaaatagaagaaaaagacaaattaTTGCACTGGCCCTCTGACGTAAACAGAATCTCTTCCATCACGCCATCTTCTCCTTcgagaatttttaaatgttgtCTTAGATTTTCGATGAAATAGTTAAGAAACACACCTAATATCAGACGCAAAAACAGTTCCACAAGGGTCAAAAGATTTGTCACGGTACAAGATTTTTCATGGTCGGTCGGCTGCCTGGCTTATTCCTCCAAGTGTTAGTATATTTAAGGCAAAACAAGTTATATTGTTATTTATTCCTGGAGAGCGTAACCGGGGCTTAAAAAACGTTCAGCTAGCGCGGCGACTTCCTTAAGAGACACGCCCTTTTCCCCTTGATTCTTGTTGAGCCAGAAATGGTTAGATAAAAGTTCAAATGCTCGGATTGTATGgccaaatgaaaaaatggagGACGCGCAGAGTGGAAAATGGAAATTATATAAAAAGTGAACATTGAGGGTTATGAAAAGTACGTGTAATAAAGAGTTAAATGTTTACTTAATATCATAGTAAATATTACCCTGTAAGAACTCGAGGAGCTCACTTTTTCCAGTCGTCTCTATGTGGATCGCAAGTTCCCATCACCCATCGCGCTCCCATTGACCGCGCTTTTTTCGTTAATAgcgaccttacgaaactacgacagcgacggcaacgggacgtcaaaaaaaaaacaaaaaaacgaaagaatTAATCAGCAAAACagcaactctgcacgtgcatcacacttttttgtacatttctttgcagtcccTGCATAAATAACGACGTGAAATGactaaattttaagtttacttgggaACGGGGACGACAAGGctataaattctaccatctctgtcagAACGTTGGGTgcggtcccctctcttcagctccaaccctaattcccttcttttaagtaactgggcCTCTTGGCCATGGATTAATCACGAAAAAACGTGaaaggatgcgaagtctattttcCGGCGACGTTTTCacggacgtcgccgttgtccaCGATTGTAGATTGTAGATTTATACTCACATTTAAAACACTTTAACCAAATTGGCGTGGTAAGGAAACACAACACTGCTGGTATCTAATTTAAGACTTGTTTGTTGAGtgcaatgtttttaaaaagtataaatgAATTGTATAGACGTGTGACTTACAATGATCAAGAAACTCCTTCCTAGCTGTGCGAGTTTCTCGAGGAAAGTTACCCCCGGGCCATAACGGCAAAATCTTTACTCCAGTACTGATATTTCTCGTGGTCATGGTTATAAGCGTTCGAAACAAGGATATTTTGCAGAGACTGGTCATATCTGTGGCAGCCCCCAAACCTGTCTCGAGGAAAATTAAACCCACAAAATAATGTTGAACCGGGCGGTGCGATACAGTCCTCTTTGAGGGCGCAAATCACAACCCATTTGATTATATGCCTTTGTACTTCATCCCTGTTTATGTAAATCACTGCACTGGCCTGAAGCATGTCCTTAACTGCGCCTTCTTTCATCATCGGAAAGTATTCAAACATGCCCGGTTGAGTAGCGGTTATTATGGAGTGGCCGGTTGTGTCGAGATAAAAAACTACGCCTGTATTGTGGCGGGACATAAGTTCTATTACATTATTTGCTAGGTTTCCTAAGAATCTGACAGATGAATCAAACCACATTGTCCCATCAAATTCAGAAAGCATTTCTTGAATTATCAGCGGTTTCCAGGCATAATTTTGCAGGTTACGGACGTGTTCAGGATACGCATTAAAGTCGAATTTTCTGTACACTAGGTCGGGCATGTTTTTAACTTCATTGATCTGCTCATCGTTTAGTCCAAGATCGTAGAAAAAACATTTCGTTCCAGGGAAACTCTTTCTAAAATCTTCTATGTGCGGTTTGAATTCGCCGTAGTGGTTACTCGAACACCCGGTTACAGGAGTCACGAGATCAAAAAATGGCGTCTTGGCATCAACGGACTCGATTGGCTTTCGCTTGAAGGTTTGATCCCGAAGAACTCTCCTTACCACAGCTAGAGTTGAATCATCaaagttgaactcttttccaATTATGGAAGAGTTAAGTCTAGAAACATAATGGCCGATTTGGAGACGTTCATCACCAGGAATTTTCGTAGTTACAATGTCTTTTATAGTGCTGGTAGCAACACTTTTCGTGGCGTTCACAGTCTTCGCTCCACCATGATTTTGACCGGCCTGAAGTTTGGATAAATAAGGAGTTGTGTAGCGTGATTTGAATACCAAGTAACCAAAGAATGAACCAATCAAGATGGCAAGAAGCCAAACGTACCTCCTGCTTATGTTCATTCTAGTTTGAGTAAGGCTTTAAGGAAGAATTTTATCTACAAGATATAAATGGACACAAATAAACAGTCAGAAAGTGTCTCATCAAACATCACACGAAATAATATCACCAACTCGAAGCAAGGTTCAGTAGTGGTGGTGTAGCAGCACTCGCCCTTTATAAATTTGCCGGCCTGGGTTCAATTTCCGGCGACGCTACACGTGGTTTCAGTTTGCTGCTTTTTCACAGGGTTAACTTTGAACCTTTCGACaacgaagaaaaatttcaaaaacctctgggaccagggtaagGGATTAATAATTAAGAACAGAGCTGGCTGTAGTTGACATGTCAATTTTGTTTAATACATGCAATATATATGGGTTTGGATGAAAGCAAATAATGCGAGTTCTATAAAATTGAGAAACTAGAATACTAGTCATGGAAACTGATCCAGCAAAAATCAATGGCTCcagccaagagccataatggtccCATTATGGCGCTCTTGCTCAAGCCTAAATGAACCATCACTGTTATACCTGAGTACTCCCTATAGAGTTTCCCCCTGGGTGGACATTCTTAGCTGGTAGGAAAAAGCCTTCAGAAAGCAAGGTATGTATTACATGACATGCAGCTTGTTGTTGTTACATTGTAGTAACGGGTAG encodes:
- the LOC140939038 gene encoding uncharacterized protein isoform X1 encodes the protein MNISRRYVWLLAILIGSFFGYLVFKSRYTTPYLSKLQAGQNHGGAKTVNATKSVATSTIKDIVTTKIPGDERLQIGHYVSRLNSSIIGKEFNFDDSTLAVVRRVLRDQTFKRKPIESVDAKTPFFDLVTPVTGCSSNHYGEFKPHIEDFRKSFPGTKCFFYDLGLNDEQINEVKNMPDLVYRKFDFNAYPEHVRNLQNYAWKPLIIQEMLSEFDGTMWFDSSVRFLGNLANNVIELMSRHNTGVVFYLDTTGHSIITATQPGMFEYFPMMKEGAVKDMLQASAVIYINRDEVQRHIIKWVVICALKEDCIAPPGSTLFCGFNFPRDRFGGCHRYDQSLQNILVSNAYNHDHEKYQYWSKDFAVMARG